A DNA window from Hevea brasiliensis isolate MT/VB/25A 57/8 chromosome 2, ASM3005281v1, whole genome shotgun sequence contains the following coding sequences:
- the LOC110657791 gene encoding DNA replication licensing factor MCM7 — MKDVDFNADKVLAKDFLSNFADANGEAKYINILQDVANHKRRAVQIDLEDLLNYKDLDEEFFRRVTENTRRYIGIFASAIDDVMPEPTEPFPDDDHDILMTQRTEDATENTDGSDPQQKMPAEIKRYYEVYIRAPSKGRPFTIREVKASYIGQLVRISGIVTRCSDVKPLMQVAVYTCEDCGFEIYQEVTARVFMPLFECPSRRCKTNKTNGNLILQLRASKFLKFQEAKIQELAEHVPKGHIPRSMTVHFRGELTRKVAPGDVVELSGIFLPIPYTGFRALRAGLVADTYLEAMSVTHFKKKYEEYELRGDEEEQIARLAEDGDIYNKLARSLAPEIYGHEDIKKALLLLLVGAPHRKLKDGMKIRGDLHLCLMGDPGVAKSQLLKHIINVAPRGVYTTGRGSSGVGLTAAVQKDPVTNEMVLEGGALVLADMGICAIDEFDKMDELDRTAIHEVMEQQTVSIAKAGITTSLNARTAVLAAANPAWGRYDLRRTPAENINLPPALLSRFDLLWLILDRADMDSDLEMARHVVYVHQNKESPALGFTPLEPSKLRAYISAARRLSPYVPKELEEYIATAYSSIRQEEAKSNAPHSYTTVRTLLSILRISAALARLRFSETVAQSDVDEALRLMQMSKFSLYSDDRQRSGLDAISDIYSILRDEAARTNTMDVSYAHALNWISRKGYSEAQLKECLEEYAALNVWQIHPHTFDIRFIDA; from the exons ATGAAGGACGTCGACTTCAACGCAGACAAAG TTCTGGCGAAGGATTTTCTTTCCAATTTCGCCGATGCAAATGGCGAAGCCAAATACATAAACATTCTT CAAGATGTTGCAAATCACAAGAGGCGCGCAGTCCAGATCGATCTCGAGGACCTCCTTAAT TATAAGGACTTGGATGAAGAGTTCTTTAGAAGGGTGACAGAGAATACCCGTCGATATATTGGAATTTTTGCATCTGCAATTGATGACGTCATGCCGGAGCCCACTGAGCCTTTTCCAGATGATGACCACGACATATTAATGACTCAAAGAACTGAGGATGCGACTGAGAATACTGATGGTTCTGATCCGCAGCAGAAGATGCCTGCTGAGATCAAGCGTTACTA TGAAGTTTATATCAGAGCACCTTCAAAGGGACGACCATTTACTATCAGAGAGGTTAAGGCTTCATATATTGGCCAGCTTGTAAGGATATCTGGTATTGTGACCCGATGCTCTGATGTTAAGCCATTAATGCAGGTAGCTGTGTATACATGTGAAGACTGTGGTTTTGAAATTTACCAG GAAGTAACTGCTCGAGTGTTCATGCCATTGTTTGAGTGTCCAAGTAGACGCTGTAAAACAAATAAAACAAATGGAAACCTTATTCTTCAACTCAGAGCATCAAAATTTCTTAAGTTTCAGGAG GCCAAGATTCAAGAGTTGGCAGAGCATGTTCCCAAAGGTCATATTCCACGGTCAATGACTGTTCATTTTAGAGGAGAACTCACAAGAAAG GTAGCTCCAGGTGATGTCGTTGAATTATCAGGGATCTTTCTCCCAATTCCTTACACTGGTTTCAGAGCACTTCGTGCTGGCTTAGTTGCTGATACATACTTGGAGGCAATGTCTGTCACTCATTTCAAGAAAAAATATGAAGA GTATGAACTCAGAGGAGATGAGGAAGAGCAGATTGCACGTCTGGCTGAGGATGGTGATATTTATAATAAGTTGGCGCGATCATTAGCACCTGAAATTTATGGACATGAAGATATTAAAAAAGcattgcttcttcttcttgtggGTGCTCCTCACCGGAAGCTGAAGGATGGCATGAAG ATTAGAGGTGATCTACATTTATGTTTGATGGGTGATCCTGGGGTTGCCAAAAGTCAGCTTCTGAAGCACATAATAAATGTAGCGCCTAGAGGAGTGTATACTACTGGCAGAGGAAGCAGTGGAGTTGGTCTTACTGCTGCTGTTCAGAAGGATCCGGTTACAAATGAGATGGTCTTAGAAGGGGGAGCTTTG GTTCTAGCTGATATGGGTATATGTGCTATTGATGAGTTTGACAAGATGGATGAATTAGATCGTACGGCAATTCATGAAGTCATGGAGCAGCAGACTGTAAGCATTGCAAAAGCTGGGATTACCACATCTCTGAATGCAAGAACGGCTGTTCTTGCCGCTGCTAATCCAGCCTG GGGAAGATATGACCTAAGGAGAACTCCTGCTGAAAATATCAATCTACCCCCTGCTCTTCTGTCAAGATTTGATCTTCTGTGGTTGATCCTTGATCGAGCAGATATGGATAGTGATCTTGAAATGGCTAGGCATGTAGTTTATGTGCACCAGAATAAAGAATCTCCTGCTCTTGGTTTCACTCCGCTTGAACCATCTAAACTTCG AGCATATATTTCAGCAGCTAGGAGACTGTCACCTTATGTCCCCAAGGAGCTGGAGGAGTATATTGCTACTGCATATTCCAGCATTCGACAGGAAGAAGCTAAGTCAAATGCCCCACATTCCTACACAACCGTTAGAACTCTTCTTAGCATCCTCCGTATATCAGCT GCTTTAGCAAGACTACGATTCTCAGAAACTGTGGCTCAGAGTGATGTGGATGAAGCACTAAGATTAATGCAGATGTCTAAGTTCTCTTTATATTCTGATGATCGTCAGAGATCTGGTCTGGATGCCATCTCTGACATATATTCAATATTGAGGGATGAAGCTGCAAGGACCAATACAATGGATGTCAGCTATGCCCATGCACTCAACTGGATCTCTAGAAAG GGGTACAGTGAAGCTCAGTTGAAAGAATGTTTAGAGGAATATGCAGCCTTAAATGTGTGGCAGATACATCCCCACACCTTTGATATCCGTTTTATTGATGCTTGA
- the LOC110657783 gene encoding ribosomal RNA small subunit methyltransferase, with product MAGGKIKKEKQKPTRAPSNHYQGGISFHKSKGQHILKNPLLVDTIVQKSGIKSTDVILEIGPGTGNLTKKLLEAGKMVIAVELDPRMVLELQRRFQGTPLSNRLKVIQGDVLKTDLPYFDICVANIPYQISSPLTFKLLNHQPSFRCAIIMFQREFAMRLVAQPGDALYCRLSVNTQLYARVFHLLKVGKNNFRPPPKVDSSVVRIEPRKPRPQVNPKEWDGFIRICFIRKNKTLGSIFRMKNVLSLLEKNYKTLQALQPSQIGSSEGNDAGMGISGLGDYKEDQSMDLYDGTDDEMEVEDGDADAEVSEFKEKVLAVLKEKNFYEKRSSKLSQEEFLYLLSLFNVAGIHFS from the exons ATGGCCGGCGGCAAGATCAAGAAAGAGAAGCAAAAGCCTACACGAGCGCCGTCGAATCACTACCAAGGAGGCATTTCCTTCCACAAATCGAAGGGTCAGCACATCCTCAAAAACCCCTTACTGGTGGACACCATAGTCCAGAAATCAGGAATCAAGAGCACCGATGTTATTCTCGAGATCGGTCCCGGTACCGGAAATCTTACCAAAAAGCTCCTTGAAGCCGGTAAAATGGTTATTGCTGTTGAACTTGACCCCCGCATGGTTCTCGAGCTCCAGCGCCGATTTCAGGGCACTCCTTTATCTAATCGATTAAAG GTCATCCAGGGTGATGTGCTCAAAACTGATCTtccttattttgatatatgtgtgGCGAACATCCCTTATCAAATCTCCTCTCCCCTCACATTCAAATTACTGAATCACCAGCCTTCTTTTCGGTGTGCCATTATAATGTTCCAGAGGGAATTTGCAATGAGACTTGTTGCCCAACCTGGAGACGCTCTGTATTGCCGTCTATCCGTGAATACTCAGCTTTATGCTAGAGTGTTCCACCTCCTCAAAGTTGGAAAGAACAATTTCAGGCCTCCGCCTAAGGTGGATTCCTCTGTAGTTCGAATTGAACCCAGGAAACCACGTCCCCAAGTGAATCCCAAAGAATGGGATGGATTTATAAGAATTTGTTTCATTAGAAAGAACAAGACTCTTGGTTCAATATTCAGAATGAAAAATGTCTTATCTTTGCTGGAAAAGAACTACAAGACCCTGCAGGCATTACAACCTTCTCAAATTGGTTCGTCTGAGGGTAATGATGCTGGGATGGGTATTTCTGGACTGGGAGATTATAAGGAGGATCAGAGCATGGACTTGTATGATGGAACAGATGATGAGATGGAGGTAGAGGATGGTGATGCAGATGCTGAGGTGTCTGAATTCAAAGAAAAAGTTTTAGCTGTGTTGAAAGAGAAAAACTTTTATGAGAAGAGATCCTCTAAACTCTCACAAGAGGAGTTTTTATACCTGCTCTCTCTGTTCAATGTGGCTGGCATACACTTCTCGTGA